Below is a window of Apis mellifera strain DH4 linkage group LG15, Amel_HAv3.1, whole genome shotgun sequence DNA.
aacaacaataataaataaaagtgaaaaagaaataaatttttaagtcgTGAACGCTTGTTACACGTTTCGTAAGTATGTGGACGCATACTTACGAAACAGGACTGCACTGTCAAAACTTTGTCCCTCATTTGGCGAAAATTGAAAACCTTTGAGGAGAGAAGCATACAACGTTAACTACGGAACTCTTGCCAACGAACagaaggaatattttatgCGAGAATGTTGAGTAACAATTTAGTAGGTCCACCCTTTCACCGCGGCCCATCTCCTCCACACAGGTCTATAGGAATTTTCTGtcaaaaattctctctcttcccgtCGCCCGGCTTCCCTTTTCTCGATTAGGAcacagaagaagaaattattcatgACCGGCCACGTTACAAAACTCGCGTCTTCTTTCTACAATCTcttcaattttgaaacaaGATGTGAGACAACGGATGTAAGTTTTCTCAAGAAGAAAGTTATATATAGAGGGAAAAGCGGATTCGTCGATATTGCAGCGAATCGTTTCGAGCGAATGAGTTTTTTAAAGGTCGTAAATGCATTCGAGTTTCGTCGATTTCGAAAGTTTTACGGTTTGACgtgattttatttagatttacacaaaagatagaaattttctatccAATTGTGCAAACTTATATTAATTGCATTTCAATAATAGTTTGatgtgtatattttaaatacaccttaaaagaaatatttctctaatttatatatttgtattgtgcacatcattttatatatttactttaaaatattttccaatagtaaaaaaaaaaaaaaaaaaattgttttcattcaCTTTGAGATTAGAAAATCATATGatgtacaaatttatttttatttccaaaaatattcaattcatgGCAATATTTCAAGTAAGTTGTATTAGGATAAATactaaaagaattgaaaattaataaaaaatatatattaactaataAATACTAACTATAAAGattatgagaaataaattaggaaaataattaattttagaaaatattaccaatcaattatcaataattaagtaatataaaataaatagcataaaattttacatttatttcaataataaatatgataaagtaAATggtatattcttttaatttaaaattgaattaattttaattattaataaaaatctattaataagaaattgaaaataaaatatatttcaaagtataatcaaataaatcacTATTTAGTATACGTCAATCGGTACACAATCATCCTATTCTCTCTACAATTCAAGCCAGAGTCGCAACTCGCAGCCCCAATGGAATCGAGGGCAAAGGACAAACTCCGGAGACAACTATGACGACAATAAGTCATAGTGATTCCTCTGAGCGAGGATATCTCGGTGTGACTAGACGCGTGCATACCGAATATACCGCAAGGCTAGTCTAAAGAGATAATATTGCCTGCCTCTAGCGAAGTATTGGCATTGGGCCAAAtggaaatagataaaaagCCCGAAGGGTGGCAGAATCATCCCTCTCCATCCCTCTCCACCCATCATCCTTTACCAAACGGACAGATATACATCCGTATACGTACACAGAGGAATATGAGATACGCCACACTTCTATGCGCATCCGTATATATAACGACCAAGTGTGTTATGGTATAAGCTACGGCTCTTTTCCAATGCCAAATTCTATCGATATACCATGAATCCCTGTGTACTCATCGTGATGTTTGCCTTTAGAGACAGATATCGATTGGAGGCCTATTCGTATTAATTTGAATCTCGTttcatatgatttaataacgaGCATATGCGTTATCTCGACAGAGTTATtatcgagattattttttttttatatacggtTCGTAAATATCATCACTGAAAGTTAACCGCATAATTTCCAAACAATGCATGAGAgtagataaattttgaatttccacGGCATTACGCGTAAATTATTACATGGTCTGTTGCACAGCggttttgaattttctttgacctcgttcgaaaattaaacattatttcataCGATAAATGCAACCACGGCATTGCAATATGTGAATAGAAATAACATGTATATATCGGTATAGATATATGATTTTCAATACAGTTACTGTTtggtaattttttatgttatcgGAAGTTGGTGAAGTAATATTAATCCTCCTACCTTTTGACTGAACTCACTCTCATAGATCTGTTTCTCCTTGTCCAACTCAAGGCACACTAAAGTATGCAATCTTTCTTCAGTCATTGTTTCGCCTGTTGCCTTTAATGCTGCTCTGATTCTACTTTCGTTGATCGTCTGTAATGTAAacacgaattttaaatttatgaaactttatatttcaatatttagaaatactaATGTGaactttgtaataatatttaccctTGTCTTTTCTAATTCCCTCTGCAAGTTGCttactttattatacatatgcaAAACAAACAAATCAAAGGTGTTTTCATcaagagtaatttttttttcatgaatattgatattagGAAATAGTATCTGAAGTTCTTCATTAAGATTTTCACGAGCCATTTTGACTTGTTTCCAATAACGCTCTGCCATATTCCCACATTCTATTTCCGtttgatatttcttctttgctTCGTCCACATCAtccataattttcttaatgttTCTTCGGGCAGCTGTTTTCATATGCGATGGCGCATCAAATTTAGGatctttgattaaattatatattttattgagcGATTCCATTGCTTCATTGGCGAGATCTTCTGCTTCTTTAACGGCCTCCTTCTTCTTGTCAGTTGATTCTTTtagtctaaaaatattttaatttattacaaataaataatattaaagaagaagaagaagaaaagttaagagaaaattttatacgcattaaaaaaaaaaatacctgtTCCAAATGGCGCTACCAACAGTGGCATGAAGACTTTCTACAACTCTCATCACATCTTTATTGTAATCTTGAATAACACATATTGCTTTCTGATAAGCTGCGATAGCTTTAGATGCAGCTTCACCGCATGATGTTTCTAATTCCACTAAATTTGCTGGCATTAATTCCTCAGGTACATCCTTAGGAGGCGGCGCAGGTTTTTCGGCAActacaaacataaaaatattttatacgtttatttttatttatttatcgttaaaaaaatttgattataattataataaatttaaaaacctaccaatttcaatttcctctcctttttctttacttATTCTTATTTCAGCATAAGGTTCATTAATAGGTGGTTCCTTCTTATCAATGAGAGGTACAAAAGTTGGCTTTGGTGCTATAGTACACacgtattattgttaaatgttAGTAAGCAAAATAATaactattctaaataaaacaatataaaatacaaaattttattaatttagtaattaaagaaaaaaagaaggaaagaaggaaatagaTTTAGGAATTATTAATAGGGCTCACGTATATAATCTTCAACTTGTGTACAATCTATTCTTTTCTGACCTGTTTGTTTTGATTCTCCTCCAAAAAGGGAACttataattctgaaataacaaaaaataataaattatttacataaaataattcatttttatattcttattattcaactaaaaatttaaatattaaatatataattaaatttacgttTGTTTTAATGTTTCAAAGAATGTACGTATGAATTCAAAGTAGGATGATTCCTCCTGAAAGATGATCTGAATAGTCTTGTCTGTGCCAGGTATCCAACCTTCAAGATTTGCACGAAATTTTGGATCATGTTTTGCATAAAGCAATACACCTGATGCTCCTATTGCCACAGCAGTCAAAGTTAATAGTGTTTTTGTGGTTCCTCTGCTTTTCTccctttaataaatattgttatttacattaaatttatttgataaacgttttgatataaaatataaattttgatataaaaatacaaattatataaattatattttataaatatatatatatatatatgagaaaatttattaaattgatttacaaaaattataattatttacagatTTACCTTTTattctatgatttttattttatttttaaaatttttaaaattttcataattctatattgaattttttttctttttgaaagaaaaaattaaaatttaatgaattcaattataataacacacatataattttgttatacaatatacatattataaaaatgttctcACATTTAAACTTTCAATACCTTTTTGGTGTATCAGTTGAATACTTATGTACCGGTATTCGAGATATAAGTTTGACATCCTTGGAAAACCTAAaatgtacaattataattacaaaattaattttcaagtttttattttcattaattgatttaatattcataatattttatttaattatataatttatatgtatatatgcatttttatttccaatattatcaaactatataataattatataattactatataataattatataataaatctgtaataaacttttacaaaaaaagaaattcatatgaaacatttaaatatgataaaacttgcaaaatcattgaataaaattgattgtaacaacataacctaacctaaacctaaataaaaaattttaagaaattttatatataaaacttttctttaataaactttttttaataaaatattatttatgatcaagataaaaataacaattaaattctttttttttttaaaaaacaattcaaaCAACAAGTGTGACACTCGTAAAAATGTCTTACCAAACAATCGGAAAATTCGTTCACTCACCTACATTCCTGGTCGTATTTAGTTCGTGCACGTGTCTCATAATACCTAGTTGTCAAATACAGTCTGGAGGATCCATTCTTTTTGACCTGAAAGATCAACGGTGGCGATGAAATCGTCTGGAATTATGTAAGCTCCTAAATTTAAGCCATCTTGTCACACGAGGCGGGCAACCTTGGTCTTGTTTGCAGGAATATTCACTGACAACTTGCAAAAACATCGTCATCATGACATGACTACGATTTTTCACGCAGATCACGAGTTATATCTCGTCAGAATAGCAGCAAAcaataacgaaatatttaatatcaatacagGAGACGACGCGACAGTAATGTCTATCAGCACATAGTGAACGACAGTTTTTTCTATAAtctcttcatattttttatcaaattcacGTAACGCAAAACCACCAAATCAGTATGGGTACAATCGCTTACTTTTTACTTACTTTACGTACCCTATTTAGACCGTTGCAcggaaattttaatccaattcgGAACATCTTTCGGGTGGCCGGTCAGGCAGCCAAAGGAAAAAGGGAACGACGGCACAAAACAGCTGGTTACCGACGGAActagaggaaaagaagaatgtTGCGTATTGTTAGTACTGCTATTCGAGGTATGTAATAGAAACTTTTTTAGGAATTCATTAACACtcctaattttatattaaatgataatttagtaACTTCATTGTAAACTGttattcgtttaaattcaataagtcattgtataataattattgcaacTTCATATGTTCTAGGTTATgttcatttaaattgaatagcCATTTTGATTTTCTGACAGAAGGAACATTATGGAATTGTAAACAAGAGCGCGcttattaaatctatatattgaaCTTAACTTAATAGAgcaattaatatcttatagtttaaatcaattttttcatagaattttaattatttgtaatgtaattaatattattatttttgtatttatatttcagcTTTGCATACCAATatcaatttaacaaattctCTTGTTCCTAAACAATTACCTATTACACAATGTATTCAACAAAGATTCTTTGGTGCATTTTCTTCTACAATTCATAATTGGAATAATGTTTCTCATATAAAGCAAAAGCCAGTTCTTgggtatgtatatttaaaacaaattatatatattatataaaaataaattaatattatttagtctcaataatataattaatattcacagTCACATACATGTTAATAATGTTGTACCTTCGACACTAGTACCGACAACAACTTCTGTCAGAacacttataaaatattctagaaaaaaaggtaaaagaaAAACTGTGAAAGCTGTGCTTAAAAGATTCTACAGATTAAATTGGTAAGAGTTTAATAagactttaataattttataatatttattgatatgatatatatttatttataggggTATATGGATTAGAACTTTTGCTGGCcgtcataaaaaattatggaagaaAAGTGCTAAACggcgatataaattaaaacagcATGTTTTCTGTAATGCAAAACAGTCAactttattagataaaatggtaaattattattggagaAGACCACACTATTATGTAGATGATCCTTATACTCCATATCATTCACGTGAAGAGTTTCCTTTCACAAGAAAACAgccaaaagaatattaaataatataacttgtAGAAACTTTGTTggaaaaacttatatttaaaaataaaatatatttatactccaatttccttaaaaaattcactaaaatcactaaaaaaattcatctatgaatatattatattttattttttttaaaataaacataattttcaaaattttcaaaattatttcatatacaatgatatttaatcataaatattatatttaggtttaaaatattaatgatttgtcatttataatgaataaaaatcaattaccgGTTGCTTTCGAAgttgaatcattttttatcatatcacgTGGTTTCCCCTACTACTCAATAACAGAGTGGCGCAATGTGTTCAGTTATATTACTGTACTATACTAGTTGTAGTTCGTCTTTCGTGACGAGtactttatctttttcatttgttggtaatattctcattttttttctctctcgtagAAACCATTCACAACGTGCGTTCCTATCAAACCGACATCTTATCAACGAAAAAAATGCCTTACCGTGGTAAATTACGATTACTTAGTAGAGCTTGCTTCACCTTCAGAAACTCGTGTGCCGAGAAAAGCAACACGCATTTTGCTACTAGTATACCCGGCAGGAATTTCTCTACCAATAGAGCGGTCAACATGAGGTAAATCAAATCTAatccaaaattttaatgaaatagccgaaaatttattaaaatgattaaatataacattttaaataatctaaaatagtCGAATTTCGCGCGACATTTTTGATTGGCCTGTTTTAGATTATTCTGTGCATCTGTTTTCTATGCTTTCATAATTTCGTAAAGTAAAACAGACataatttgctttttttcaataatatatttcataaaatcaaactaaaaaatagaaatacgaTTGCATAAGTTGAATGATTGAACACTGTCTGAAAAAATTAgagtaataaaacaaaaaagtaatatgcagaaaaaaattaattagatttataaaaatatctttagatTTTTATGTCTAATGAACATCTTAATATCTAATGTTAAATCAGTACagattaattatgttaaattaatttataaagaaacaataattaattcgattcaaatatctgaattcattcgattaaatataattatatcatcgaTACTAAGCatctgaatatatatacatacgacATACTATTCGAGCTGAACATAGCTGCTCGACAAATATATCGGTTAAGAAAGGGTTTGTTTAACGTAAATATgaagtcgttttaaaaaaaatgtaataattctaaaatgttatatgtaacaaaaagataaatgtttaaatattttacgattatcTTTAGAAGAACAGTAagtgatataaaattagatacattaatatatatattataataccttgcattttttaagaattctttgacatataatattaatattttaagaatttttgtgattaattattatataactattttaatatatttaatatttatcatataaataaatataatataattaaatttaattataatgaaaattaatcatttataataatagtcaTACTGATTCGAATCtgatattaataagatataatattctttaaatgttgtaataaatgttgtataataaattttttatacattttctgagatatttcatatattttcatataattttctgtaaatggttttctttatttctcaatTGGTCggtataaatcttataaatcgtTAGATGAAATACAGGTGGCAGCAAAATCgctaataaattcatatatgcGAATAATTTGAGATTTATTGTTTCGTATCTTATTTagcaattttttagaatatacatatattttcgttatttaagcaaagattaattttattgattaaaattttttttacgatttcgtATACCatacaattgtaaataaatataaatatttttatctttattttttttttttgaaacttgtTTATCACGTGTAAACACGAGATTAGTTTGTTGTTTGATACTGATAACTTGAAATATACAATCTTacttagatattaaatatgaatattattaattataaatgtgtataaagaaattattttaaatatcctaataaattttttaaaataatatttaatgatatatttaatcatatttaaccTAAATTTTAGGCgcgatcatattttttatttcgtacaaATAGTtgttatcttaattatatttttgtctttttgttacatatttactattttttttaaattcttatttaaaatatcaagtaaaaatattccatatattaaaatatttccaattatattaaattgaagtagaaatatgaaaaaaaattatcattatttttcaaaatatattattttctccgtttaattttctttatttatgaaaattaaaaatttagtagaTTCCCAGTATGACAAattagtatttaaatttagaaagaacttaataaatatatcttatcaaGTCATCAAACAGTATCGATTACTTACTTTTCATACTATATATACAAGTACATACATTTGGTATAATACCGAAGCTTTGAAATATGTCATTTTATTTGGCTATATGTCATTCTATTTGGCTAATAAATGCACAtaagaatgaatttaaaagagttctttcttttaaattcaattattcagtTTTGCAAAGAATATTGCATTGtgaataattatgttaattattatgaataattatattatttattcaataattataaattaaaaatatatttcatcattattttaatctatttatttattcatttattttttattttcatatgtacaactattttataaaagaaatatatttgaattatatttacatcattaatcaaacaatgaaaataattcattttccaataataaatgagtttattatataaatctttaaatgctatttcttatgatttataattagataattatcaatttgattaatattttgattaactttttaaaaattatacgatctatcaatttcaatttctggttaattttctttgatttaatgTAATGATTTTTGATGATGTCAAtgctatcattattttaaatatatatacaatgttatatattttaattttttgattatttttatattaaaatttctcgtttgaaatccaataagaatatatttttaaaatataaatttttttttaaatgaatttaaaaaaattaataagctaagtttaattcataatttttatctattattttaatctatttacaatttattgttcaattcatttaatttattatttattttgttctatttgagagtttgaaaaaataatttttccattattttttaataaaatagaaaaattgtatttaattaatattaaaaaatatatatttaaattaatttggctTAatcagatattaatttattacttataatttattgctatttacttttatttataagtttataaatttaataaattaaatattttacattaaatttatcatttagattattatttattcttaaaatatttattatatttattgtataatattttttacttaatttatatatggattctgttttttatatcataaaataattttcgaattatatttttttatattatttaaacaacagataattttatcataaaatttattgtgattatgattatgattatgattatgattatgattatgatatatttatcaaatttattatatcattttcaataggTTTGTACAATTCACTGGTAAAAATGGTGGTCCTCAACATTTAGGAGTGCAACTTGTCCAAGGTGGTGATATAATCGCAGTTTCGGCAGTAGATTCGAGAATTCCAAatacattgaaaaaatttctcgagggTGGTGACGATTTGTTGAAAAAGGCCAAAAGGTAAgcttaattttatgtaatttgaaATCGAAATGATGTAAAAACTCATTATCAACTTATCATACcacaatattattgttaaaaaaaacgatataaatattattgtcataaaaatgaaaaatatctcgttttaAAACATactaataagttaaaaataatttaactaaaaGAATACGATTGATcactattcgaatatttaaaatgaatattaatttttctttttttttttatatgtgtaataatcatattgagttaaaaaaaaatttttaagtataaaaattctaagaattatttattgaataaataaaatatatttcattagatTCAAAACAGTTAAGacactataaaaatatcgcaaatttacaaatatatgcttgatgattatataataatttgaagtttcatgtactatatttttaataataatttagttgagtattttgaagaaaaaaattgatataattaacatacaattgtaatgtaatgtacaCGCAACTGTcatttatctttatcatttttagcTTTTCAGAAAAAGTTTAATAGTAAACTTAATATCAATAGTAATTTTAACCTATTCGATTTCATAACCCACCATTTTGTTCCCAGGGAAGACGAGGTGAACGTGTTGACTATAATAGAGAGGTTCGTgctatcgaaaaaatttagtGTGAACGAAATTCTCTGTATAccctttaaatttctttaaattaagctTCTATAAGATAGCATTAATTTATTGTGCCTGTCCCTTTCTCTATGTATAATACTGAACAATTCTCCATTGTTCGTACTTACACGTAACGcacatatgatatttatttattctttattttcttcgtaatCTTATTCttagtatataattaaactgtatataagtatatgctaaacaatatattccgaattttcttttgatatacTCGATCTATAATGTACACTTATCAGTATTATATAAAGTCAGTgttatactaatatttttcataaatatctcGTGACTGTTTTAAATCTAccttataatcttataatctttCGCGGCATTAGCATTAAATTCTCATTTTACGTTATCATATACTCTATTAGACGTGTCTTATTTCAGAGAGAAAACTCACAAACCGGACGATAGACGTTTAGAAAGCTCGTTCTTTCACGATCGCTAATTGGCCAGCTCAAAAGGACCGATTCCTGCTATCGATTactcttcttatttataaacgatTATCGTTTAAGCAAACATTGGTGCAGTACACTTTGAATATTAGACGATGTGGAATTTAGGGGTggaatgtaaaaatgtaatatgtgtggaatagtttaaaattctaatttagaataactttgcaaaaattgtaatttcatcaaaatatagaaaattt
It encodes the following:
- the LOC725659 gene encoding 39S ribosomal protein L35, mitochondrial produces the protein MLRIVSTAIRALHTNINLTNSLVPKQLPITQCIQQRFFGAFSSTIHNWNNVSHIKQKPVLGHIHVNNVVPSTLVPTTTSVRTLIKYSRKKGKRKTVKAVLKRFYRLNWGIWIRTFAGRHKKLWKKSAKRRYKLKQHVFCNAKQSTLLDKMVNYYWRRPHYYVDDPYTPYHSREEFPFTRKQPKEY